In the Pongo abelii isolate AG06213 chromosome 9, NHGRI_mPonAbe1-v2.0_pri, whole genome shotgun sequence genome, cgcccacctcggcctcccaaaggcgtgagccactgcaccaactggaaactttttaaaatatgggttTTATTTGAAAACCAAGCCAGACACTAAatcaaaatatagtttttttttgcttttgtatgaACTCTCCAGTTTGTATACATAGATGATCTCaagttataatttaaatttaggaAAGTGCTTTTTCCCAGGGTCTGGAGCGGTAGGAGCAGGGAAGCAGGGAAATCACATTACCGAGCGCCTCCTGTATGccaatgattttttgtttgttttgtttcagagagggagtcttgctctgttgccaaggctggagtgcagtcattaTTCACAGGTgcagtcgtggctcactgcagccttgaactcctgggctcaagcaatcctctcgcctaaGCCTCCCAGGTAGCAGGTGCACACCACATGTCTGCTTTCCAAGGAGTTTTAGGTCAACCCTCACAACAAGCCTGTGAAGCAGGGATTGTTATTCCCACTTCTCTGGTAGCACACCAAGGTGCAAGGATTCCCTGTGGCTAGGTGGTTGGTAAGGTAGAATGGGGTGAGGTTTGAACCCAGTCCTGACAATCGTCAGAGCTACACAAGGCTGCCAAGAAGTAGAAAAAGATAGTGGCATTTTGGGTCCCCATTATCAATTTGAAAGATGTACAGTCTTAAGCTTGGAAGTCGGTCGTCTGGTTCAACCCTGCCTTTTGCAGAAGCAGGAGCTGGAGCCCTCAAAAAATAAAGCTACTTGCCTGCAATTAAATGGGGTGAGAGGGGGCAGATGAAGTGTAGGCATGTGGGGCTGGATCTGGCTCCGCCCTGACACATAGAAAGCCTGAAATAGAAGTGAGAAAGGAAAATtccaagaaagaaaaggcagagaagTGGCTGTTCTTACTCCCACACCTAAGGTGTGAATTCTTTTATTGAGTCATAGTAATTTCCCAAGAATTCCGAGTCCTGCTACTTTAGGTTCTTGCCCAGGAATCCACCTCTTTTCCCCCAAGCCCAACAACCCTTTGAGGTGCTCACGATTGAGCGCGTGGTGgcgggggtggggaaggggctgcATGGGGGCGGGGCTCCTGTGGCTTCACGTCATCCACTGTCACCTCTGGTCCCCAAGTCCCTGGATCCTTTGGTCTCACCTCTAGACAACCGTATCTTTCAAATCTTCTTCCCTGGCAACTCCTCTCTGTCCCAACAAAATCTCTCCCAAGGCATTGTCCTTGTAGTTAGATTTACACAGAGCTTTTGCTTTTATAAAGTGCGTTCATGCCCAGCTTCTCACCTGCGTGTCATAGCACCCCTGGTGAGGCGGACAGGGAAGGGATGGCTCCCTCCATTTTGTTGGAAAGGGGGGGCTGCCCTCTTGATTCTTCAGTGTCATCAGGGAATATTTACAAGCCCCAGCCTCACACGGGTCCAGCAGGGCTTCTTTGGCACAGGCTCTAGTTTTTTCTCTTGTTCCTTGGGTTTCCTAGAATCCCAAAGGACTCTCTGTGGCAGACACATTACAAATAGGCTGATGATGCAAGTGTGACGGTGCAGCTGCAGTTGCCAGCTCTGTGTTGCTGGGTGGTGTCCCTCCAGGCTCCATGGCTGATCTCCCACTCTATTGTGGGCCCCTCCTGTCCCGTGCTTGCCATCCTTCCTGCTTATCATTCATTATCTAACCAGATTTCATGGGGATACACGTCTCCAACCTTCCATTTTGTCCAAATGGATCTATCttggtttattttctcttgcctaaATATTAGGCATGTCTAATGGgtttcaaaaattaatataatttattttccatcttgTCAGTGCAAAACAAAGGTGTTCTCAAGGCATGGCACTGAAGACCAgaatccctcctcctcttctactTCTATTTCTTGAATCAGCAACAAGCAAACAACAGTTCTGTAAACATGTGTGGGTTGTGTCCATGTGTGCGTGGATCCACCGTTTTCTTCCATTCTTAACTGGTTTCGGACACGTTAGCTACCAGTGGCCTTGCCTTGTTCAAAATGGAGATTCCCGTAACATCTGGACTTTCATCAGGGCCCGTTTCAGCTGCTCATAGGTTACGAACATCACCACGTTCCAGGATCCCAAACGCAAAAAGGAGGGTGTAAATCTGATGAGAAAAACAACCAACACATCAGGTGGAGTGCTAGGAGACCACAACAGATGCGTGTGCTCTCCCGGGACACAGTGGTAGTGCCAGAGGATCCAGACTTCTGTTCATCACAAGCATTTTCTGAATcctttcagtctctctctctctctctttttttttttttttttttttctgcgaaGGGGATTTAGGCAGAAGTCggagtaaagaaaagaaaaaaaactcatgtTTTGAGACAGGTTACTGTGTTAGGCAGCGAATTCTCACAGTTCTATAAGGCAGCCATGTTGCTGCCAGGTTCCCTTTcacaaactgaggcccagggaggttaaGAGCTCAACCAAAGACCTGCGGCTAGTGTCAGAGGTGCGGTTCTGACTCCACCCTGCTGCTGGGTGTTTCTGGGCTCAGTTACACCCCAGGTGGCCAGCCCTAACATGGCCCCCTGCCAGGACATGGAGTAGCTCGGGCTTTGCAGGGTGAAGACAGTGTGGCACCAGATTTAGCTCATCTCCAGAGAGGCTGGCTGTGCTGTGATGGCATAGCACAGTGTCCCCACCTCAGCTGTGGCTCACCAACTCAGAGAGAAGCCCAAGAGCTGGCCCCTGCCCCTCTCTCAGCCTGTCCCTCCACTAACCACCTCCTGGGCCTGTTTGCTCCCACCAGACTCAGCTAGTCACATTCCCTGACAATGCCAGGCCCTCTTCcctccatgcctttgctcctcttgctccctctgcctggactgtgccctcctctcctttccctggCTGGTTGCTCTTTGCTCTGGAGGACTCAGTTTGGGCACCATGACCTCACGCCATGGGTTTTCTTGATTCTCGTGGGGACTATAGCACTGTGACAACAAATGTAAACTCCAGagtcagacctgggttcaaatccaagcTCACCCAGTTTCTAGCTTTACAATCTGGACACATCACTTaatctttctaagcctcagtttccttatctgtaaaatgaggaaaataacagTATCTGCCTTGTAGGGCTAGTCGTGCAGATTAGGTGATTTAATGTTGGACAGCACTCAGCACAGGGCCCAGCATcaataaatgctcagtaaataccaCCAACTTATCTGCTGCTCTTTGAGGGAAGCATAACCCAGGGCCTGGCACCTACAAGATGCTCCAGAAATGTTGGACAAGTGAAAGCAGTAACTGAGACAAGTGGCTACAGCTGAAGACTGTAATGATAGAGGCACTTTTCGGAAGAACAGTCTGTCAATTGCAATATAGTTTTATTACGTCATTCCCAGGCTTGAGAACCTATAGTAGCTCTTGTTCACTTGTTGGGTCCATTCTAACACTGGGCACCAAAAACCTCTCTGTTGAAGACATCAGCAGTGGGAGGTGAAAGGGCCAAGCTAAGAGCTTACCAGTAGGATAAACAACATTGTTGGGTGTGGTGTCTGACGGTCTGGGTTTGAGCCATGGCTCCACCATTTTAACCTGTGATcttggataagttacttaacTCCTCTGACACTCAGTCTTTTCCTTAGTTAATGTGGACAATACTACCTAGTTCAAGGGATTGTTGGAATAACGCGTGTAAAGTGCTCAGCACGAGGCCTAATATAGAGTGACTTAGCTATCGTGATAATCATAAACAACCTGCATTATCGAGTGCTCACTTTGTGCAAGGGACTGTGGGAGATAAAAGACGTCTGAGCCACTTTTGCTTGCAGGAACTTGCCCTTTGCATGAGGAATAATTTAAGCTTACCAATACTATAATACAAGGCAGGAGGTGATAAATACCATAAAAATGGTGTCAAATGGCATTGCAGAAGTTCCCAGGCAGGAGGGAAAATTTACACCTGAGAGTGTTagggaggaggtggcatttgaactGGTCTTGAAGGATGTCTAAAATTGACAGCCTGTAGATGATGAGGCATTCCACGCAGAGGGAGCAGTAAGTGCAAAAAAACGTGGAGTGTGTGGAGACAGTGAGGAAGGCACCGGCTGTGGTCAGTGTGGTGCTCAATGGCCATGGCAGGAGGTCCGGGAGGTCTCAGGACTGCTAACTTCCTCTGGAGACAGGCAGTACTTTTACCTATTCCTAGAATGCTTATTCTCAGTCAGGCTTCCCTAACTCTCCCCGTCAGGTAtggttcactttttttcttttacttgcaTGGTTTTTTAAACTTCTTCTTTGTGGCATTTACATCTGTACTCTTCACTGCTACATCCCAGGTTGACCCACAGTAGCcacattagaaaagaaagaagcccCTGTTCTCTGGGAGGGAGtgctggaggcaggaggaggctcACCCCTTGTAGAAGGCTGTGGGGCCCTCCTGGGCCACCATCTTTATCATACAGTCGAGGGGACTGAGGTACTGGCCTGGAGGTGAGTTCATATACCGGGTCTTCACCACATCCACCGGGGAGGCCACCACTGTGGCACAGAAGCCGGCTCCAAAGGCAGAGACAAAGTGGCAGGGGAAGTTGTCTGCAGAGGAAGTACAAGCAAATATCAAGGAGTGCGTTTGTGTTCTGTCCATATGTATGTACTGTTTGTCCCCAACTCAACCGTGAACTCCCTGAGCATAGGACAGTATTTTCCATATCTCTCACAGTGCCCTGGGCTAAGCTCTTGGTAAGTACTGGCAAACTAGGCCTGGGCTGACCCAGAGGTGGGAGGTCATGCAGGCTgtttgaggaaactgaagtcagAGAAGGTGAGAGACCCTTGCTTAAAGCTATACAGTGAGAGATGGTGCTGGGACTGGAACCCAAGTCTCCAGCCTCCCAGCCCAGGGGTCTTTCCTGCTTGTCACCACAATGTACCAGGCACTTTTTACTAGGCACTGCTTCTCTCTCTGCTCCTTCTAAAACCCAGTTGCCTCTGGGTGGTGCCCACTCCATGGAGTTCTGGGTTCCCTCCCTGCTGAGGGAGGGCTGCCTGCCTGGAGCCCAGGGCCTCACCAGTGAGCAGGTGATAGTCCAGCAGCTTCTCCTTGAGGATGTCGTAGGTCACCACCTCAGCACAGTTGACGATGGCATTCCTCATGATGTTGGGCAAAGTTCCTGTTAGGAAGGCGGTGGGAACGGATGAATGGGAAATGGGAGAAATGGACGCCCTGGCTGCAAGGCCACGGGCCCCAGTTTTGGGGCCATACTGCCCCATTCCAATGGTCTCAGCCAGAGGATCCCACCACAGTTGAGCAGATTCCACATTTTCCTTTCTAGGGTTAACAACTCTCAGATTATCCATGTTTTTCTCAGAGACAGAGAACAGAGAGAGGCCCACTTGTGTTCATTTGGCCACATTTGGAGGGTGATCTGCAATAGctgtcaaaattaaaatatgcttCCTCGAGACCCAGCTGCAGCCAGAAAAGAAAGTCGTTCAGCGAGAGGCTGAGCTCTTGGAACAGTGACAGAATGTGGTGCCAGCAGGGCCCTAGGAAACTGTCAGGACCAAACCCCTGGTTTCACAGGTAAGGGGACAAGCTCTGAAGGGTGCCCAACAAGTGACTGAAGAGCCCCCACTTAAGAGGTGTCCTGCCCTTAAACTTCACTGGGTCAGTTTCTTCTGCAAATGTTCCTGCAACCTCTGGTTCACATGCGGAGAGAGTCCTGCATTCATCAGTGGCTGCCATGTGGACACAAAGGGAGCCCTCCAGCTTTGCTCCCAAGGAAGCGCTTCCTCATTGCATCTCCCTGCACCCACTCCTCACAGCTATACTTTTCTGATGCTCCTCTTTTTCCTCCGGGCCCTGCTTGAGGGCCCCTCCCGTTCCGTCTCCACACACCTAGAGCCTGTTCAGTCTTCCAGGCCCAGCTTAGGTGTCACCTTCTCTGCAGAACCCGCCTCTGGATCTCCACCTCTGGGGCAACCCCTACCACATCCTGCCTGCGGTGTAGCTGCATCTTGACTTATCTCCTCTGCTGTCCTCATGCCCTGGGCGTGTGAAGGTGTCTTAAATTCATTTCTGGCTCCCTCATAGCAACCTGCACATGGCAAAGGGCTGGTAAAATGAACTGAGTTTGAGGGGCTGTGGCAGGTCAGTGAAGTATCTTTGGTTGTGATGTTCTTTCAGAATCACTGGAACACGCCATGCTGCGAGTCCCCTCCTTGCTGGGGTCCCTGCCCCAGCCTGAGGGGAGGGAAAGCTCTGCCTAAGGCCGCCTGCATCCAGAGTCCAGACCTACCTTTCCACAGGCCCCTGACTCCTTCCTCCCTGGCGATGGTTCTGTAGGCGTCCATAGTCCCGCTGTATTTTCTGTCGCTCCTGGATGGCCCGAGGTGTATGCTGGCCTGAAATCGGACCTTCACCACatctgtgggctgggcacaggtcACCGCCATGGCTCCTGTGGTGCAGCCAGCCAAAATCCGGGTAGTGAGGCTGgagtctgggaggggcagagagagTGGGCCAGTGTCCCCTACTAAGCAGCTCTCTGGGACATGCTGTTCTCTGCGGGGCTGCCCCTGCAGCTTCCTTGATGTCCACTCAGAGCCTCCTCATGAGCGTCCGGTACCAGCTTCCCCCCGCCCCTGGCTCTGCCTCTGAGTCTAGACTTCCCTGGTCTCTTGACCCACATACTTTCGGCCACCCCTTTGGCGTTCAGGGACTTGGTCACTCACTGTCCGCGCCTTTGGGGGTGTAGACCTGCTTGACGGAGTCGTAGAGGCCGATGCGGATGGAGGCGAAGCTCATCTGGCGCTGCAGGCCGGCCACCAGCCCATTGTAGGGGCTGCAGAGACCCTCGGTCCGCACCATGGTCAGGATAGTGCCCAGCGCGCCACGGTACTGCACGAGCCGGGCCGTCTGGGTCACCTGGTTCTCCCCCTGGATCTGAGGGACAATAGCAGGGGGTGAGGACTCGGAAGGGAAGGCAAGAAGGGGCTACGTGCACAGGAACCCTGCTGGGGCTGGGCCTGCCTGGGCTGGGCCTGAGAACAACCAGGCTGGTCACAGTAGAAATCACTGGTGTCTGGGCAGCATTTTACCGTTCACAAAGCAGTGTTATACACACGGCTTGGTGTTTGATCCTCAGAGTAAATCAGAGGGACAGattgtttttcccattttataagtgCTTCGTGGcttgcccgaggtcacacagTTAATTCCTTACTTTTACCTCACACTGTATGCTTTACAAAGTAGGGCCCAGCCCCTAAAGGGCCCTGTCACATCATGCaaagaatttagatttttttgtcCTGGTAGATGGTGATGGGAGGAGGCAAGGAAGCGTCCTAAGCAGTGGAGTGAGAGTCTTCGTCAGGGTTCTGAGTGAGGAAGGGCATGTGGGCACATGTCATGGGGGATATGGGAGAGAACTAGCCCCTCCTTCCATGTGATCAATGACCCTTGGCCAAAGGGCACCTACCTGCAGGCGGACCTTGGCTGTGTCCAGTGGAAAGGTAAGGAGGTCAGCAAAACAGGCTGCTGTGCCTGCCCCCAGGAACTTCACAGCCATGGTGGGAGGCACGTCTGAAGGCTTCAGTCCAACCATGGTCCTGGAAGGCTCTGCCCAGTTCCTTTAGGGCCAAGAGGAGGTCCAAGGAGAGAGGCTGCTCCACAGCCCTGGGCTTCAGTGCAGCGGTGGGGCTGCAGGAGACAGGCCAGAGGAGGCTGATGGAGCGATGTCTGGCCTGGCCCCCAGGAACTCTTCCGCACTCAGGAGGGGCTTTAGAAAGGGAGAAGCCTGGGTGGTGCCATACTTAAGCTGCGTGAATTTGGCCTATAAAAATAGGCCACGTTCTTATCCCTTGAATTTTGCAATCCTCCTCCtgaccctctccctcccctccttacCATGGGTAGGCAGAGCTGATAGTGGTATCTGCACTGTATacatgaggaaaccgaggctcaggcACCTGTTCTCCCCAATATCAAACTGCCtcctgttttttttgagacagggtctcgctctgttacctgggttggagtgcagtggtgcaatccaggctcactgcagtcttgacctcttggactcaagtgaccctcccaccttcagcctcccgagtagctgggactacaggtgtgcatca is a window encoding:
- the UCP3 gene encoding putative mitochondrial transporter UCP3, which produces MVGLKPSDVPPTMAVKFLGAGTAACFADLLTFPLDTAKVRLQIQGENQVTQTARLVQYRGALGTILTMVRTEGLCSPYNGLVAGLQRQMSFASIRIGLYDSVKQVYTPKGADNSSLTTRILAGCTTGAMAVTCAQPTDVVKVRFQASIHLGPSRSDRKYSGTMDAYRTIAREEGVRGLWKGTLPNIMRNAIVNCAEVVTYDILKEKLLDYHLLTDNFPCHFVSAFGAGFCATVVASPVDVVKTRYMNSPPGQYLSPLDCMIKMVAQEGPTAFYKGFTPSFLRLGSWNVVMFVTYEQLKRALMKVQMLRESPF